A region from the Candidatus Hydrogenedentota bacterium genome encodes:
- a CDS encoding DUF1080 domain-containing protein, which translates to MKKVLCVSLCAVFSLAGLAALAADAPAPVVFNGKDFTGLKLFLPDASKDPATTWSVKDGVIHCTGDPAGYFRTEQKHSDYELTFQWRWPGEGGNSGVLLHIQDKDEVWPKSIEGQLHSGDAADIWVIGGTTFNEHKNKDDRRTPKMKPSTERPLGEWNDYRVVCSGDTIELHINGTLQNRATGCTVSSGYIGFQSEGTPIQFRNIQLTPLKKAE; encoded by the coding sequence ATGAAAAAAGTGTTGTGTGTCTCCCTTTGCGCGGTGTTTTCCCTGGCCGGGCTGGCGGCGCTCGCGGCGGACGCCCCGGCGCCGGTCGTCTTTAACGGCAAGGACTTCACGGGGCTGAAGCTGTTCCTTCCCGACGCGTCGAAGGACCCGGCGACGACCTGGTCCGTGAAGGATGGCGTCATCCACTGCACGGGCGATCCGGCGGGGTATTTCCGCACGGAGCAGAAGCATTCGGACTATGAGCTGACCTTCCAGTGGCGGTGGCCGGGGGAGGGCGGGAACAGCGGCGTGCTGCTGCACATCCAGGACAAGGACGAGGTGTGGCCGAAGTCCATCGAGGGCCAGCTCCACAGCGGGGACGCCGCGGACATCTGGGTCATCGGCGGCACGACGTTCAACGAGCACAAGAACAAGGACGACCGGCGCACGCCGAAGATGAAGCCCTCCACCGAGCGTCCCCTGGGCGAATGGAACGACTACCGGGTGGTCTGCAGCGGCGACACCATCGAGCTGCACATCAACGGCACCCTGCAGAACAGGGCCACGGGCTGCACCGTCTCGTCGGGCTATATCGGCTTCCAGAGCGAGGGCACGCCCATCCAGTTCCGGAACATCCAGCTGACCCCGCTGAAGAAGGCCGAGTAG
- a CDS encoding DUF1624 domain-containing protein codes for METGPERASLRLPPEARALSMDQCRGFAIVMMLLGNFMGHFAFMPSLLTHHRTGMTLAETIAPLFVFLAGMSYRGSFLRRAAAAGPGPARWWAVRRHALIFAVGVPVYWGHTWDALTHIGLAGILLLPVIHRGVAARLAAVVVFAAVHQALFLGTGYGDWVMTSPVCLNGGPLAALTWGMVMLLGTVAWDMRAARSGPRLMADFQLWGWGLVVLGVLFSLPWGDLKPAWPFTRYGMTFPYPLFTGGVAFLTYDLFYWFCDHRGGRAPLLSPLGRNPLVTYAVLGACVGLSRLVTGTFGDPTPATAMTAYAAMVAVAYAVARTLDQRGLLLRL; via the coding sequence ATGGAGACCGGTCCGGAACGCGCGTCCCTGCGGCTGCCGCCGGAGGCCCGCGCGCTTTCCATGGACCAGTGCCGCGGCTTCGCCATCGTCATGATGCTTCTCGGCAACTTCATGGGGCATTTCGCCTTCATGCCCTCCCTGCTCACGCACCACCGCACCGGCATGACCCTGGCCGAGACCATTGCGCCCCTGTTCGTCTTCCTCGCGGGCATGTCCTACCGGGGCTCCTTCCTGCGCCGCGCCGCGGCCGCCGGCCCGGGCCCCGCGCGTTGGTGGGCCGTGCGCCGCCACGCGCTCATCTTCGCCGTCGGCGTGCCCGTCTACTGGGGCCACACCTGGGACGCCCTCACGCACATCGGCCTCGCGGGCATTCTGCTTCTGCCCGTCATCCACCGGGGCGTGGCGGCGCGGCTTGCGGCGGTCGTTGTCTTCGCGGCCGTCCACCAGGCGCTCTTCCTGGGCACGGGCTATGGCGACTGGGTGATGACCTCCCCCGTGTGCCTCAACGGCGGGCCGCTGGCCGCGCTGACCTGGGGCATGGTCATGCTCCTCGGCACCGTGGCGTGGGACATGCGGGCCGCCCGGTCCGGCCCGCGGCTCATGGCGGACTTCCAGCTGTGGGGATGGGGACTTGTCGTTCTCGGGGTGCTCTTCTCCCTCCCCTGGGGTGACCTCAAGCCCGCCTGGCCCTTCACCCGCTACGGCATGACCTTCCCGTACCCGCTCTTCACCGGCGGCGTAGCCTTCCTCACCTACGACCTCTTCTACTGGTTCTGCGACCACCGCGGTGGTCGCGCGCCGCTCCTCTCGCCCCTCGGGCGCAACCCCCTCGTCACCTACGCCGTCCTCGGCGCCTGCGTCGGCCTCAGCCGCCTCGTCACCGGCACCTTCGGCGACCCCACCCCCGCCACCGCCATGACCGCCTACGCCGCCATGGTCGCCGTCGCCTACGCCGTCGCCCGCACCCTCGACCAGCGCGGCCTTCTCCTGCGCCTCTGA
- a CDS encoding D-glycerate dehydrogenase has product MKIVVTQTIPEKGLRVLREAFGAEAVLVTSQDGPIPRAKLLAAVRGADALLPMLTDRIDGAVLDAAGPGLRIVANNAVGFDNIDLTAARARGVAVSNTPDVLTETTADLAWTLLMAAARRIGEGERYLRAGQWTCWSPMQLLGMDIHGATLGVFGMGRIGQVMARRAAGFSMRVLYTDVNRLPEDAENALGVVFTDKAALLREADFLTVHCPLTPDTRHAFSDAEFAAMKRTAVFVNTSRGPVVDEAALARALRSGEIFAAGIDVFEKEPRVHPDLLDCENAVLIPHLGSASLETRACMAALAASNIVAVLRGGEPPNRVA; this is encoded by the coding sequence ATGAAAATTGTCGTGACGCAAACCATACCGGAAAAGGGCCTCCGCGTGCTCCGTGAGGCCTTCGGCGCGGAGGCCGTGCTGGTAACCTCCCAGGACGGCCCCATCCCCCGTGCGAAGCTGCTGGCGGCGGTCCGCGGCGCGGACGCGCTCCTGCCCATGCTCACGGACCGCATTGACGGCGCCGTGCTCGATGCCGCAGGCCCCGGACTGCGCATCGTGGCCAACAACGCCGTCGGCTTCGACAACATAGACCTGACTGCGGCCCGGGCGCGGGGTGTGGCCGTGTCCAACACCCCTGACGTGCTCACGGAGACCACGGCGGACCTCGCCTGGACCCTGCTCATGGCCGCCGCGCGCCGCATCGGCGAGGGAGAGCGCTATCTGCGCGCCGGACAATGGACCTGCTGGTCGCCCATGCAACTCCTCGGCATGGACATCCACGGCGCGACGCTGGGCGTCTTCGGCATGGGCCGGATCGGGCAGGTCATGGCGCGGCGCGCCGCCGGGTTCTCCATGCGCGTCCTCTACACCGACGTGAACCGGCTCCCGGAGGATGCGGAGAACGCGCTCGGCGTGGTGTTCACGGACAAGGCCGCCCTCCTCCGCGAGGCCGACTTTCTCACCGTCCACTGCCCCCTGACGCCGGACACCCGGCACGCCTTCTCCGACGCGGAGTTCGCGGCGATGAAGCGGACCGCCGTGTTCGTCAACACCTCCCGGGGGCCCGTCGTGGACGAGGCGGCCCTCGCCCGCGCCCTCCGGTCCGGGGAAATCTTCGCGGCGGGCATTGACGTCTTCGAGAAGGAGCCGCGCGTGCATCCCGACCTGCTGGACTGCGAAAACGCGGTCCTGATCCCGCACCTCGGCAGTGCGTCCTTGGAGACGCGCGCGTGCATGGCCGCCCTCGCCGCGAGCAACATCGTCGCCGTCCTGCGGGGCGGGGAGCCGCCCAACCGGGTGGCCTAA
- a CDS encoding prepilin-type N-terminal cleavage/methylation domain-containing protein has translation MGRQRGFTLIELMIVVAIIAIIAAIAIPNLMRSRIQANEASAIYNLRAVVSAQGGYFSANSRYATEFEELTTATPPFLNGDWGTTQRSGYSFTLEGEEANYTSHANATTYGVTGVRGFFVDSSGIIRANQGADADVGSPPISDPVT, from the coding sequence ATGGGCAGGCAACGCGGTTTTACGCTGATCGAGTTGATGATCGTGGTGGCGATCATCGCCATTATTGCGGCAATTGCCATTCCCAACCTGATGCGGTCGCGCATCCAGGCCAACGAGGCGTCGGCCATCTACAATCTCCGGGCGGTTGTCTCCGCGCAGGGGGGATACTTCTCCGCCAACAGCCGCTACGCCACGGAGTTTGAAGAGCTGACCACGGCAACCCCCCCCTTCCTGAACGGCGACTGGGGGACCACCCAGCGCAGCGGGTACAGTTTCACGTTGGAGGGGGAGGAGGCCAACTACACCTCGCACGCCAACGCCACCACCTACGGGGTGACGGGGGTGCGGGGTTTCTTTGTGGACTCCAGCGGGATCATCCGCGCAAACCAGGGCGCGGACGCGGACGTGGGCAGCCCGCCCATATCGGACCCGGTCACCTGA
- a CDS encoding VWA domain-containing protein produces the protein MIRTGTWFRLSIVCTLCLFFVACKREAVQVSVEYLEFGETSNGLRFELWNGEDDLKNMKVTLEASDDWITLEPSEVESAAPQSTDGGQKATLLDKKSIVVTADRTRLKGGRAEGRITVKGARVNTVEIPVYISPPYEAVGVSTGALDFGADDTVLSLEAWNTSEVTTSPMFTVTPTVTWIRTSRAFFYSSGAEDRRLISVSVERELIPTPGPHSAELVFSSDGFADKRVPVTVFKKYAAITASSSEVDFGRDYAPRTVEVWNSADGTAGFPVSTVAGAAWLRVTPGTMTLSPPAEGVPVKTPLLITLDRAALPEGDHESFVDIVPDRPDLSVFRIAVRAVQDETTMGAAIHFENVQERYSAPYLLDFVFNVADAAGLPVVAEPAQFSAEVFEGAEPGPPEVAPLLRRAAARQLRCEMVLDYSLSMQESPGAVAAMEAAASEVFLNALTPEALVGVTAFCRDDEDAARIAGFTTDRDFLRARIAAIQGGHVAGFASGPRLYDAVYGAIQGFGEEDAAGEERYVVLFSRGQDTSSLRRLGEVVSFAVKRGVKIMALGFGEVSDYTRLDNLALRTGGRRFTAEDSGAVAGAFEEIIQRLEGRYILRWATLRRDDRAFLPRFSLSLGEQGALYTAKAFFKPSDHAGEVRRGALRLVPSGAGTTAALVFRADYMPRLIPWVRMYVATTLPFTVSIVGAADGGVLDGWTLTREPDFEPGGWWITVQSPGPAAAFSDFGPLLRLDYPDVPDETTPLIENLWIDNDYVGGQYLEVVNFD, from the coding sequence GTGATCCGCACAGGCACATGGTTTCGGCTGTCCATTGTCTGCACCCTCTGCCTGTTTTTCGTGGCGTGCAAGCGCGAGGCGGTCCAGGTGTCTGTCGAGTATCTGGAGTTCGGGGAGACCTCCAACGGGCTGCGCTTTGAGCTCTGGAACGGCGAGGACGACCTCAAGAACATGAAGGTCACGCTGGAGGCCTCCGACGACTGGATCACTCTGGAGCCGTCGGAGGTGGAAAGCGCCGCGCCCCAGTCCACGGACGGGGGCCAGAAGGCCACGCTTCTCGACAAGAAGAGCATTGTGGTGACCGCCGACCGGACCAGGCTGAAGGGGGGGCGCGCCGAGGGGCGCATCACCGTCAAGGGCGCCAGGGTGAACACCGTGGAAATCCCCGTCTACATCTCCCCGCCCTATGAGGCCGTGGGCGTGTCCACCGGGGCCCTGGATTTCGGCGCGGACGACACGGTGCTGTCCCTGGAGGCCTGGAACACCAGCGAGGTCACGACCTCGCCGATGTTCACGGTCACGCCGACTGTCACCTGGATCCGGACCAGCCGCGCCTTCTTCTACAGTTCGGGCGCGGAGGACCGCCGGCTGATCTCCGTCTCCGTGGAGCGGGAACTCATACCCACCCCGGGGCCGCACAGCGCGGAGCTGGTCTTTTCCAGCGACGGGTTCGCCGACAAGAGGGTGCCCGTCACCGTCTTCAAGAAGTATGCCGCCATCACCGCCTCCAGTTCGGAGGTTGATTTCGGGCGGGATTATGCGCCCCGCACGGTCGAGGTGTGGAACTCCGCGGACGGGACGGCCGGTTTCCCGGTCTCCACTGTCGCCGGGGCCGCCTGGTTGCGGGTGACGCCCGGCACCATGACGCTTTCGCCCCCCGCGGAGGGGGTTCCCGTGAAGACGCCCCTGCTCATCACGCTGGACCGGGCCGCCCTGCCCGAGGGGGACCACGAGAGTTTCGTGGACATCGTGCCCGACCGCCCAGACCTCTCCGTCTTCCGCATCGCCGTGCGGGCGGTGCAGGATGAGACGACCATGGGCGCGGCGATACACTTCGAGAATGTCCAGGAGCGCTATTCAGCACCGTACCTGCTGGATTTTGTCTTCAATGTGGCGGACGCCGCCGGGCTGCCCGTGGTCGCGGAGCCGGCCCAGTTCTCCGCAGAGGTCTTCGAAGGCGCGGAGCCGGGGCCGCCGGAGGTGGCGCCCCTGCTGCGGCGGGCCGCCGCGCGCCAGCTCCGGTGCGAGATGGTCCTCGACTACTCCCTGTCCATGCAGGAGTCGCCCGGCGCCGTCGCGGCCATGGAGGCGGCCGCCTCGGAGGTTTTCCTGAACGCCCTGACCCCCGAGGCCCTGGTGGGCGTCACCGCCTTCTGCCGCGACGACGAGGACGCCGCGCGGATCGCCGGTTTCACCACTGACCGGGATTTCCTGCGCGCCCGCATCGCCGCCATCCAGGGGGGGCATGTGGCGGGGTTCGCCTCCGGGCCGCGCCTGTACGACGCGGTTTACGGCGCCATCCAGGGGTTCGGCGAGGAGGATGCGGCGGGCGAGGAGCGCTATGTCGTGCTGTTCTCCCGGGGGCAGGACACCTCCAGCCTGCGCCGTCTGGGCGAGGTGGTCTCCTTTGCCGTCAAGCGCGGCGTGAAGATCATGGCCCTGGGATTTGGGGAAGTCTCCGACTACACCCGGCTGGACAATCTTGCCCTGCGCACCGGCGGGCGGCGGTTCACCGCCGAGGATTCCGGCGCCGTCGCGGGCGCGTTTGAGGAGATCATCCAGCGCCTGGAGGGCCGCTACATCCTGCGCTGGGCCACCCTGCGCCGGGACGACCGGGCCTTCCTCCCCAGATTCTCCCTGTCCCTCGGGGAGCAGGGCGCCCTGTACACCGCAAAGGCATTCTTCAAGCCCTCGGACCACGCGGGGGAGGTGCGGCGCGGAGCGTTGCGGCTGGTGCCCAGCGGCGCCGGCACGACCGCCGCGCTGGTCTTCCGCGCCGACTACATGCCCCGGCTCATCCCTTGGGTCCGCATGTATGTCGCCACCACGCTCCCGTTTACGGTGTCCATTGTCGGCGCCGCCGACGGCGGCGTGCTGGACGGATGGACGCTGACCCGGGAACCGGATTTCGAGCCCGGCGGATGGTGGATCACCGTGCAAAGCCCCGGTCCCGCCGCTGCCTTCTCTGATTTCGGCCCCCTTCTCCGGCTGGACTATCCGGACGTCCCCGATGAGACCACCCCGCTCATTGAGAATCTCTGGATTGACAACGACTATGTCGGCGGGCAGTACCTGGAAGTGGTGAACTTCGACTAG
- a CDS encoding ABC transporter permease, producing the protein MRAYITRRLLLMIPTFLGISLLTFVLIQLAPGSPVAAKLRGMDGSMKADAATAQIIEQTKALYGLDKPLHVQYVRWLGRLVTLDFGASMKDQRPVTTKIAEALPVTLQLNLLTILLVYLISVPLGVYSATHGGTRTNTALTGALFLLYSLPGFWVAMLLILFLGGGEYLNWFPIHGLNSPGAAALSPGRWFLDRLWHLAMPLFCLTYGSFAFLSRYMRAGMLETLRQDYVRTARAYGFSERVVVWKYAMRNSLIPVVTLLGGLLPALIGGSVIIETIFSLPGMGRLAFEAVLSRDYPLIMGNVAIASLLTLAGLILSDLLYTLVDPRIKLG; encoded by the coding sequence ATGCGGGCGTACATCACACGCAGGCTGCTCCTGATGATTCCGACCTTCCTCGGAATCAGCCTGCTCACCTTCGTGCTCATCCAGCTCGCGCCGGGCAGCCCCGTGGCCGCCAAGCTGCGCGGCATGGACGGCTCCATGAAGGCCGACGCCGCCACCGCCCAGATCATCGAGCAGACCAAGGCCCTCTACGGCCTCGACAAGCCCCTGCACGTCCAGTATGTCCGCTGGCTGGGGCGGCTGGTCACGCTGGACTTCGGCGCGAGCATGAAGGACCAGCGGCCCGTCACCACGAAGATCGCCGAGGCGCTCCCCGTCACCCTGCAGCTGAACCTTCTGACCATCCTGCTGGTCTACCTCATCTCCGTCCCCCTGGGGGTCTACTCCGCCACCCACGGCGGTACCCGGACCAACACGGCGCTCACGGGGGCGCTGTTCCTCCTGTACAGCCTGCCGGGGTTCTGGGTGGCCATGCTCCTCATCCTGTTCCTCGGCGGCGGGGAGTATCTCAACTGGTTCCCCATCCACGGGCTGAACTCCCCCGGCGCGGCGGCGTTGTCGCCGGGCCGCTGGTTTTTGGACCGGCTGTGGCACCTGGCGATGCCGCTCTTCTGCCTCACCTACGGCAGTTTCGCGTTCCTGTCGCGCTACATGCGCGCGGGCATGCTGGAGACCCTCCGCCAGGACTACGTGCGCACGGCGCGGGCCTACGGGTTCTCCGAGCGCGTGGTGGTGTGGAAATATGCCATGCGCAATTCGCTGATTCCGGTGGTCACGCTGCTCGGCGGGCTGCTGCCCGCGCTCATCGGCGGCAGCGTCATCATCGAGACCATCTTCTCCCTGCCCGGCATGGGCCGCCTCGCCTTTGAGGCCGTCCTCAGCCGGGACTACCCGCTCATCATGGGCAACGTCGCCATCGCGTCCCTGCTGACGCTGGCGGGGCTCATCCTGAGCGACCTGCTGTACACGCTGGTGGACCCGAGGATCAAACTGGGATGA
- a CDS encoding tetratricopeptide repeat protein, whose protein sequence is MRPRKNSAAGAALFAAALLACAGGWADPLEDARAKVEEYQALARTAASPAAMLAPSAKAPDRALLLDALDLYRAAGADKSADPALLSEYAGVLEVAGYFDLAAETWERMAGVDAGNAAAHHAAAGRNWAQSGDYGAQRAYDALQAALDGGLSGAKAADAWYWLGHLRHREGLYDGARQAYAGALKAQPDLIRAVIGLAVLDAREGKIAEASAALDKLGQAAQPHDIETRVLLKKALYDFETARGTFADEPALNAAYARLLYRAGRLPDAALAARRATDQNPQDVDTLNFLGAILLQTGSTDQARQVYEKSLAAKADQPNVEKVLSQLKAAPR, encoded by the coding sequence ATGAGACCACGGAAGAATAGCGCGGCGGGGGCGGCCCTCTTCGCGGCGGCGCTGTTGGCCTGCGCCGGGGGCTGGGCGGACCCGCTGGAAGATGCCCGCGCAAAGGTGGAGGAGTACCAGGCCCTCGCCAGGACGGCGGCCAGCCCGGCGGCGATGCTGGCCCCCTCCGCCAAGGCCCCCGACCGGGCGCTGCTGCTTGACGCGCTCGACCTCTACCGCGCCGCGGGCGCCGACAAAAGCGCCGACCCCGCGCTGCTCAGTGAATACGCCGGGGTGCTGGAGGTTGCCGGATACTTCGACCTCGCCGCCGAAACCTGGGAGCGCATGGCCGGGGTGGACGCCGGAAACGCCGCCGCACACCATGCCGCCGCCGGGCGCAACTGGGCGCAGTCGGGGGACTACGGCGCGCAGCGGGCCTATGACGCCCTGCAAGCCGCGCTCGACGGCGGTTTGTCGGGGGCGAAGGCGGCGGACGCCTGGTACTGGCTCGGACACTTGCGCCACCGCGAGGGGCTCTACGACGGCGCGCGCCAGGCCTATGCCGGGGCCCTCAAGGCGCAGCCGGACCTCATCCGTGCGGTCATCGGCCTCGCCGTGCTCGACGCGCGGGAGGGGAAGATCGCCGAGGCCTCCGCCGCGCTGGACAAACTGGGCCAGGCCGCCCAGCCGCATGACATTGAGACCCGGGTCCTGCTCAAGAAGGCGCTGTACGACTTCGAGACCGCCCGCGGGACCTTTGCCGACGAGCCCGCCCTGAACGCCGCCTACGCCAGACTCCTCTACCGCGCCGGACGCCTGCCCGACGCCGCCCTGGCCGCCCGCCGCGCCACGGACCAGAATCCCCAGGACGTGGACACGCTCAACTTCCTCGGCGCCATCCTGCTCCAGACCGGCAGCACCGACCAGGCCCGCCAGGTCTACGAGAAGTCCCTGGCCGCCAAGGCGGACCAGCCCAACGTGGAAAAGGTCCTCTCCCAGTTGAAGGCCGCCCCCCGCTGA
- a CDS encoding ATP-binding cassette domain-containing protein has product MSGDLLVVRDLVKHFPVRGGVFGRAVASVRAVDGVSFSIPRGATLSLVGESGSGKTTTGRLVLRLVEPTAGEVSFDGTDVLRADKGTLRALRKRMQIIFQDPYASLNPRMTIGGMLGEILRVHRLARGAAVAARTAELLDLVGLPGAAADRYPHEFSGGQRQRVGIARALAVEPEFIIADEPVSALDVSIQAQILNLLKDLQERLGLTYLFISHDLAVVRHISTHVAVMYLGRIVETAPAADLFAAPVHPYTKALLAAAPVPDPAARRDRVVLAGDVPSPINPPSGCPFHPRCPDVRPECSQTAQRLVDTGGGHRAACAVHAPERH; this is encoded by the coding sequence ATGAGCGGTGACCTGCTGGTGGTGAGGGACCTCGTGAAGCACTTTCCCGTGCGCGGGGGCGTGTTTGGGCGGGCCGTCGCCTCGGTCCGCGCGGTGGACGGCGTCAGTTTCTCGATCCCGCGCGGGGCGACCCTGAGCCTGGTGGGGGAGAGCGGCAGCGGAAAGACCACGACGGGCCGGCTGGTGCTTCGGCTGGTCGAGCCCACGGCGGGGGAGGTCTCCTTCGACGGGACGGACGTGCTGCGCGCCGACAAGGGCACCCTGCGCGCCCTGCGCAAGCGCATGCAGATCATTTTCCAGGACCCCTATGCGTCCCTGAACCCCCGCATGACCATCGGCGGCATGCTCGGCGAGATTCTCCGGGTGCACCGGCTGGCGCGGGGCGCGGCCGTCGCCGCCCGCACCGCGGAGCTGCTGGACCTGGTGGGCCTTCCCGGCGCCGCCGCCGACCGCTATCCCCACGAGTTCAGCGGCGGCCAGCGCCAGCGCGTGGGCATCGCCCGCGCCCTGGCCGTCGAGCCCGAGTTCATCATCGCCGACGAGCCCGTGTCGGCCCTGGACGTGTCCATCCAGGCGCAGATCCTCAACCTGCTCAAGGACCTCCAGGAGCGCCTCGGCCTGACCTACCTGTTCATCAGCCACGACCTCGCGGTGGTGCGCCACATCTCCACGCACGTCGCGGTCATGTATTTGGGCCGCATCGTGGAGACGGCGCCCGCGGCGGACCTGTTCGCCGCCCCGGTCCATCCCTACACCAAGGCCCTGCTCGCCGCCGCGCCGGTGCCGGACCCGGCGGCCCGCCGGGACCGCGTCGTCCTCGCGGGGGACGTGCCCAGTCCCATCAACCCGCCCTCCGGCTGCCCCTTCCATCCCCGCTGCCCGGATGTCCGCCCGGAATGTTCCCAGACTGCGCAGCGGCTGGTGGACACCGGGGGGGGGCATCGCGCCGCCTGCGCCGTCCACGCCCCCGAAAGACATTGA
- a CDS encoding ABC transporter permease, which produces MTDREQQERSAGYWRLVWRQYRRNRPALLGAALVLFFGVLSLAAPFLANDTPVWLVKGGKTYPLPNLITYADLQAENLYNNFDRWRPGPGEYALWPPVPHGPLRQDLRARLSAPGPRHWFGTDDRGRDVLSRIIWGGRISMSVGFISVGIAVLVGVILGALAGYYGGWVDAAVLRLIEIWMCVPSFFLIITVMALLDPGIMNIMVVIGLTSWPEVARLVRGEFLKQKEMDYAAAARALGLGDGRVIFRHLLPNAVSPVFVAATFGVAGAILTESGLSFLGFGVPPPTASWGEILKQSQSYVDFAWWLVLFPGIAIFLTVVAFNLVGDGLRDAMDPRLRQ; this is translated from the coding sequence ATGACGGACCGGGAACAACAGGAGCGCTCCGCCGGCTACTGGCGCCTCGTGTGGCGGCAGTACCGCAGGAACCGCCCGGCCCTGCTGGGGGCGGCGCTGGTCCTGTTTTTCGGGGTCCTGTCCCTGGCCGCGCCGTTCCTCGCCAACGACACCCCCGTGTGGCTGGTGAAGGGGGGGAAGACCTACCCGCTGCCCAACCTCATCACCTACGCCGACCTTCAGGCCGAAAACCTCTACAACAACTTTGACCGGTGGCGGCCGGGGCCCGGCGAGTACGCCCTGTGGCCCCCTGTGCCCCACGGTCCCCTGCGCCAGGACCTGCGCGCGCGCCTGTCGGCGCCGGGGCCGCGCCACTGGTTCGGCACGGACGACCGGGGCCGCGACGTGCTCAGCCGGATCATCTGGGGCGGGCGCATCTCCATGTCCGTGGGGTTCATCTCCGTGGGCATCGCGGTGCTGGTCGGCGTGATCCTCGGCGCGCTGGCGGGATACTACGGGGGATGGGTGGACGCCGCCGTCCTGCGCCTCATCGAGATATGGATGTGCGTGCCGTCCTTCTTCCTCATCATCACCGTCATGGCCCTGCTGGATCCCGGCATCATGAACATCATGGTGGTCATCGGGCTCACGAGCTGGCCCGAGGTCGCCCGGCTGGTCCGGGGCGAGTTCCTCAAGCAGAAGGAGATGGACTACGCGGCCGCCGCGCGCGCCCTGGGCCTGGGCGACGGCCGGGTCATCTTCCGCCACCTCCTGCCCAACGCCGTCAGCCCCGTGTTCGTGGCGGCCACCTTCGGCGTGGCCGGGGCCATCCTCACCGAGTCCGGCCTGAGCTTTCTGGGCTTCGGCGTGCCGCCGCCCACGGCGAGCTGGGGCGAGATTCTGAAGCAGTCGCAGAGTTACGTGGATTTCGCCTGGTGGCTCGTGCTGTTCCCCGGCATCGCCATCTTCCTGACCGTGGTGGCGTTCAACCTGGTCGGCGACGGCCTGCGCGACGCCATGGACCCGAGGCTCCGCCAATGA
- a CDS encoding ABC transporter ATP-binding protein produces the protein MTQPDTKASSDNVLSVRGLRTVFHTDAGTAVAVDGVSFDLAAGETLALVGESGCGKSVTALSILRLIPSPPGEITDGEVLFDGRALLGLPENEMRRVRGNDISMIFQEPMTSMNPVFRVGAQIASVIRLHRGLGRDAAWAEAVRALERVNIPEAARRAQDYPHQLSGGMLQRVMIALALACGPRVLIADEPTTALDVTIQAQILSLLRDVRRDTGMAVLLITHDLGVVAETADAVAVMYAGRIVERAPVAELFASPAHPYTRELFQSLPVMNAGAARLHAIRGSVPPATAYPAGCRFHPRCSRALPVCALREPPAVNVGPDHTAACWLHCPEASAEPTAGEGGKGA, from the coding sequence ATGACGCAGCCGGACACCAAAGCCTCATCGGACAACGTGCTCTCCGTGCGGGGGCTCCGGACGGTGTTCCACACCGACGCCGGGACCGCCGTCGCGGTGGACGGGGTCTCCTTCGACCTCGCCGCCGGGGAGACGCTCGCGCTCGTGGGCGAGAGCGGCTGCGGCAAGAGCGTGACGGCCCTGTCCATTTTGCGGCTGATCCCCTCGCCGCCCGGCGAGATCACGGACGGGGAGGTGCTGTTCGACGGGCGCGCCCTGCTTGGGCTGCCGGAGAACGAGATGCGCCGCGTGCGCGGCAACGACATCTCCATGATCTTCCAGGAGCCCATGACCTCCATGAACCCCGTGTTCCGCGTGGGCGCGCAGATCGCCTCCGTCATCCGGCTGCACCGGGGGCTGGGCCGCGACGCCGCCTGGGCCGAGGCCGTGCGCGCGCTGGAGCGGGTGAACATCCCCGAGGCCGCGCGCCGCGCCCAGGACTACCCGCACCAGCTGTCCGGCGGCATGCTCCAGCGCGTCATGATCGCCCTCGCCCTCGCCTGCGGCCCCCGCGTGCTCATCGCCGACGAGCCGACCACGGCCCTCGACGTGACCATCCAGGCGCAGATCCTCTCGCTGTTGCGCGACGTGCGGCGCGACACGGGCATGGCCGTGCTGCTCATCACGCACGACCTCGGCGTGGTCGCCGAGACCGCCGACGCCGTGGCGGTCATGTACGCCGGGCGCATTGTCGAGCGCGCCCCCGTGGCCGAGCTCTTCGCCAGCCCGGCGCACCCGTACACCCGCGAACTGTTCCAGTCGCTGCCCGTGATGAACGCCGGGGCGGCGCGGCTGCACGCCATCCGGGGTTCCGTGCCCCCGGCCACGGCCTACCCGGCGGGCTGCCGGTTCCACCCCCGGTGCTCCCGCGCGCTGCCGGTCTGCGCCCTGCGCGAGCCGCCGGCTGTGAATGTCGGGCCGGACCACACGGCCGCCTGCTGGCTCCATTGTCCGGAAGCGTCCGCCGAACCGACGGCGGGGGAAGGAGGAAAGGGCGCATGA